In Mesorhizobium sp. M9A.F.Ca.ET.002.03.1.2, the DNA window CGGCCTCAAGATCGGTATCCAGGCCACCAAGCTTGCCGTCGCCGGCTTCGTCGTGCCGTTCATGGCGGTCTACACGCCGGCACTGATGTTGCAGGACGCCGGTCCGATCGCCGCCCAGTTCGGCTATCCCGTCGAGGTCGCCTATATCGTCGGCAAGGCTTGCATGGCCATAGTCCTGTGGGGCGCGGCCGCTGTCGGTTTCCTCGCCCGGCGCATGGCCTGGTGGGAACGTGTCGGCGCCTTCGCCGCCGGCGTGCTGCTGGTTGCCGCGCTGCCTGTCACCGACGAAGCCGGCTGGGCGCTCTCTGTCGCCTGGATCGGCTGGCACTGCTGGCGCGCGCGGCAGGCGTCCGCTACCGCATGAGCCTTTGCATCCTTGCCGCCGGCAAGACGGTGACGATCGCAGTCACCGCTTTCACACTTTCCTGGACCCATTCGGTGGAAAAGATGCATTGGCAGGAAGACTGGAAGGTGATGCCCTCTGGCTTGCAAGTCGTCGAGGCACGGATCAAGGGTTCGGGCGCCGGCATGGAGCCGCCGGAAGGCTCAGTGCTGAGAGACGGCTGGTGGGCCTATACACCCCGGATCGGCCCTCAGCCGCACCTTGTGCTCGCGGCCTCTGGCGCGACGGGTGAAGGGTGGACGCTATGCACGGTTCAGGGCTGCCGCGAATTGGGCAAGGCGGCAGGCGACACGATCTTGCTGGAGCCGTGCGGGCCGGAAGGTTCGAGCCAGCCGCGGTAGCGGACGATCGGCAAGGTGGTGCCGACGCGCCCGCGATATCGGACAGAAGAGAAGTTTTCCAGCGGCCGGCGTCTAGCCAATCAGCCTCGCCTTCAATTCGGCGGAAGGGATCTCGCAGCTCTCCTTCCTGCCGAACAAGGCGTAGCGGTTCTTCGCGAAGCGGTCGTAGAGCCAGTCGCGAACAGGCCGCGGCAAGAGCAGCAGCAATCTCGCCGCCCGCCACGGCCAGCCCAGCTCGGCCATGACGGCAACGAAACTGTCCAGGCGGGTGAAGGCGCCGTCGAAGGCGGGCTTTTCAGGAGGATGGTTCAGCTTGATGGTCACGTGGCGCCCGGCAGCTTATGTCCTGGGACACTAAGCCTGCCGGCGGCGGGATCAAAGTCCCAGTGTTGTCGTACGCCGCCTGTCGGCCAGCGCAGGACGCTCCGCACGGTAGGTGGTTGCGCGATGATTTGTGGCCGGCCTGCAGATCCGGCTGTCGTGACGGCTTTCCATGGCCGTCATCAGTGTGCGCTGATGCCGAGCGTGTTGCCGCGGCGGGCGCAAGCGGGACCCGGGCCGCGCATGTAATAGCGCTCCGGCCGATAGGTCGGCGCGACGAATTCGCGGATGGCGGCAGCATAGCCGGCGATGTGATTCCAGAAGTGCATTTTACCTGTCCCTGTCCCGATTTCGGATGTCCCTTCCGAATTGCGAGGATCATAGCGTCGAGGCGTGAATAGTCGGTGAACACGATGTTAATATCTGGTCGAAAATGCCTTGGTTCGTGGCCGCAATGCGGCTGATTCGGGGTCTTTCCATGCAGTTCGTCGACATATCGGTCGATGTGACTTTTGCATCACATATGTTTCGTTTGGATGTCGCTGCGGCGCGCTTCTGTTTCAGCCTTGGCCGGCGCCGCGAAATTTCCGTACTTGCCGCGGGAAAGTCAGGAACCCCTCCCGGCACAAGCACGTTGACCGCAGGAGCCGGGACCAACCCCGCCCAGCAGGCAGGCGGCTTCCGTGGGAACCGCCGCCGCAACCCCGACACAGCAAGAACAATGGAAAGGCAAAAGCCATGGGTTTCTTTTCGAAAGACATCAAGACGCTGGACGACCTCTTCGTCCACACGCTGCGCG includes these proteins:
- a CDS encoding DCC1-like thiol-disulfide oxidoreductase family protein; translated protein: MTIKLNHPPEKPAFDGAFTRLDSFVAVMAELGWPWRAARLLLLLPRPVRDWLYDRFAKNRYALFGRKESCEIPSAELKARLIG
- a CDS encoding DUF1850 domain-containing protein, which gives rise to MSLCILAAGKTVTIAVTAFTLSWTHSVEKMHWQEDWKVMPSGLQVVEARIKGSGAGMEPPEGSVLRDGWWAYTPRIGPQPHLVLAASGATGEGWTLCTVQGCRELGKAAGDTILLEPCGPEGSSQPR